A window of Paenibacillus polygoni contains these coding sequences:
- a CDS encoding GNAT family N-acetyltransferase has translation MSMIIERLDSEETALSWKKAFEQHKIVRPDSFYEQCLHENRIGLRVTLLVYLDGGKLAGCAHLKFESDYLYFKSQGIPEINDVNIFPEFRRRGIGNQLIEEFESIAAYNAYDSIGIGMGLHKEFGAAQRIYCKRGYVPDGNGVMYEHREVSEGETVQVNDDLLLYFVKELGVPGT, from the coding sequence ATGTCCATGATCATTGAAAGACTGGATTCAGAAGAAACGGCTCTAAGTTGGAAGAAAGCGTTTGAACAACATAAAATTGTGCGCCCAGACTCTTTTTATGAACAGTGTTTGCATGAAAATAGAATTGGACTTCGGGTTACTCTGCTCGTCTATCTGGACGGAGGGAAGCTTGCGGGGTGTGCGCATTTGAAATTTGAATCCGATTACCTCTATTTTAAGTCACAAGGCATTCCTGAAATTAATGATGTTAACATTTTTCCGGAATTTCGCCGAAGAGGGATTGGAAATCAGTTGATTGAAGAATTTGAGAGTATTGCCGCTTATAATGCATATGACAGTATCGGAATTGGAATGGGATTACATAAGGAATTTGGTGCGGCACAGCGGATTTACTGTAAAAGAGGTTATGTGCCTGACGGAAATGGAGTCATGTATGAGCACCGGGAAGTTTCCGAAGGAGAAACGGTCCAAGTGAACGACGATTTGCTTCTTTATTTTGTGAAAGAGCTTGGTGTTCCGGGAACATAA